In Drosophila willistoni isolate 14030-0811.24 chromosome XR unlocalized genomic scaffold, UCI_dwil_1.1 Seg41, whole genome shotgun sequence, the following are encoded in one genomic region:
- the LOC6643126 gene encoding uncharacterized protein LOC6643126 isoform X1: MESSSTTNNGSGKRGKKGRRARPTSGTNHEQHHPWDEGTERNNKTLVSTGTALTRFLTCMAPVIVSLPGAGTGPTEQPTILLINGIADESQLKDKQSKAAALKLALDSSSSSNSNSNSTSNEQPSFVNPATVPTTPGGSHLLDFESHLIEDVNAVGSGVGINELTPIEQELRQGTSKVETDDASHVIEVEPAGVQIKQAISTPAPAHHIAEVDETATATLESVRLTAEQLVDEIERELIVTLSKNVDEAKTEHDNQVKRELNELNSLTQQVDAQLNELTSILKVKPQPDIVLEIPEIAKPSSSASLSPSPTTSAFLSIPATQELKLVEIPTPKTEAEEQQRKEFIDSLPQIEQNPLDRETDAQRLSADCKREYYQSLKKYLLHSSLERPPVPLQTYRWEDLRRARERGGYPWTHLYKRPLGPDEQPEIVLLLRKSQELRFKSESPKSLKKVRYDEQVLVKETERYIQDLSEDEALGNTTDDSSEESESDTESDRENHNEDALSECISCVSDSVLAVGGHAKPRKTNRLAQIRDIIKRRRSGRTQEDAQSLPSRQSSLHELAPPPGPLVPNTEKPISTNRNKSKQSFDIMKKLKSLAERQKKRLNIKRVTLKKDEKIVLGEQQKIMKLKASPKSDRGEIPHFIEKQDSDDILELVEYDESPCRKRNKEEQEQDELPSTSGSNVPQPEEIIELPVEKEEPAAPTVEAEVEEGVKESEDESKENEAPPTKTPRLRREHVYEEIGHADVPEQPIIELDSIKKSLTRQDNLALDDIEAGKPLPLDRMGSSEEDPVAAAAAGDKSGAFLAPLSSIDSTSSDEAERARLAQLSPVAEESDEPTDMSDLRPSLKKEASPAPSDKKVTFSHVEDEAEPHREDIELPEDILEAASNAAKWKNESDHEYEPVGGESLTSAAPSPYNGTSPSLQLPIPMDIDGQLSSAATTPRTESRTDYEIHTSQVDSSALEELPLQPENRKKGFMATAQDRTKKMQDGLRQQAGKLRTKLRTAQQSKPKPKPISGSPKAKAKERRRFKAPEFSKIKMPEIKRPDMSKLKELKRPEFTKFNKPDMSKFKLPEKFSTLKLRRSKSFKENETETPTDETATAGGEATGGGQQPSAPKKKFEFNFGTYPRAFRKKKPEPEAVSPVIESSLGTEGLSLSVIPSTETQPSQTSTSSPQGDRGPGPVRSRWADKFSDVSYNDSEGSRYRRYGSELESFDRESSLERRMKEDLEGVEEDTASEAQPQTQMGILGGVADSKQFAEFDEENRAIHEISSQRSREFKRRPMVHQDSDLRSEDSRDAEGWTEKDIQKNKLLRKAELEAEAGYYKYQDRQDAQSTASSGKKVVMEPIDDDEFFLRKRGISEDNIQLRQYISAAIREGYDMPNALQHVGHSEEQVRSEEYGDYDVPPPKPRRLHRNYRPEYEDSQEFQRSEYGDDLSMSQNGSDFLPKRPLRKARSRSKYSVDGSQDIPLADGASSIQYFDDDEEYLRPPTRDEQQHTTESEQALNNLNYSEKGAETALEETDAVAVVQQPRPQAPRRQKRRTRDDASVEKDTDSFINGFGGRSVSNTFLQPQEDVIVYRTEHEYHHVPLATPENFTDGASARTQRSEDDRTSRGADSLILDMHTKVKPEQQNNDNVPRNVDDEKFVIDMLESDGYAVVRKEPLPKPTPPARRKKFTRSPGERFATLPSIRGSRGSPPPARPPPPQQYIPSEDSPLVFRRRSATSLEEIHNTPLLKSNYEAQPQQEVKEEDDYEEPGAYGRPESPRSNLQSGEVINKMKFRPLPPPPRPPREKRSTRGGSGTLDSYEDSERVASSSTADSYDQGEFEVEVSTQTDPLPDDFVCEEFEITEDMKIIEPRRSTGSGNKTLEDLLRSVQAEDHDEVDSSRVLTEDEQLAKGLQRFRDANQRSLSERSRASSQADRSKSLSRPQTPSSAVVIERRVPTPSLTQGEEDATVQASLIVRPISAADLEDEELRREEEELRREGLLSDSSVQSKSDVETAGEEEDHGELGLSDYGASSADLDAAVEQLQHAQLESDYESKLEDDEVERTLRESEYEDDPGEKYSDHYEEDEEETFDKQLTEQELDEALEKQLQEEMEKELAAYRQKEKELALALALADEGHPLSEEEQALSDVEQPLTEGEQNIHSESELEPEPLALQVEEPIIKTIAIEPTEAEVELKFVATLPTEAKYSQEDVDIEEEAVPLPPPRRKSTTTLDTTAPTTGLTIAEQISREVTPVQSLQQSPPESLPSRLAELEVERLRVHALQAGQIQVSQLHGNQIIADDLECKSGGLVVKNIELPPGFIEDIVERVREQRPSLLSSETQTSRQASSEPATSDVEPPTKPPRQSKTTESTSPPNLDEQTQTDTGILPLPPPPAVYPSVEYLQSLAPLAFYNLQRSAEAEQAETTAERKAPHKCRRRHVHEPIDLDSGSDVEEQLVERPRSRSRSRRSRTRSATQPLEEYDDDQPKTVVQAGGQFISACSLELVNIINQLTNYVRGETVEPQQQPRISALMVLFILITFGILVFLLTGRQVHTHHWDYFNPPGNEGRQT; the protein is encoded by the exons ATGGAGTCCTCCTCCACTACCAACAATGGCAGTGGCAAACGGGGCAAAAAAGGACGCAGAGCCAGGCCAACATCCGGCACTAATCATGAACAGCATCATCCATGGGATGAAG GCACAGAACGAAATAATAAAACACTTGTGAGCACGGGCACAGCACTGACACGTTTCCTGACCTGTATGGCGCCAGTAATTG TGTCGCTACCTGGCGCTGGAACTGGCCCCACTGAGCAGCCGACCATACTATTGATCAACGGCATTGCCGACGAATCCCAGTTGAAAGACAAACAGAGCAAGGCAGCCGCTTTGAAGCTTGCCCTCgacagtagcagcagcagcaatagcaacagcaacagcaccaGCAACGAACAACCATCATTTGTGAATCCAGCAACAGTGCCCACCACACCGGGTGGCTCACATTTATTGGACTTTGAATCTCATCTGATCGAAGACGTCAACGCTGTGGGCAGTGGCGTGGGCATTAATGAACTGACCCCCATTGAGCAGGAGCTGAGACAAGGTACTTCCAAAGTTGAGACAGACGATGCTTCGCATGTAATCGAAGTGGAACCGGCTGGTGTTCAAATCAAACAAGCCATATCGACTCCAGCACCCGCTCATCATATCGCTGAGGTAGACgaaacggcaacggcaacattAGAGTCAGTGCGTCTAACTGCAGAGCAACTGGTAGATGAAATCGAACGTGAGCTAATCGTAACGCTTAGCAAAAATGTAGATGAGGCCAAGACTGAGCACGACAATCAGGTCAAACGTGAGCTCAACGAGTTGAACTCGCTCACACAACAGGTGGATGCCCAGCTAAATGAGCTCACTAGCATACTTAAGGTCAAACCTCAGCCGGATATTGTTTTAGAGATACCGGAAATAGCTAaaccatcatcatcagcatcattgTCACCATCACCAACAACTTCGGCATTTTTGTCGATACCTGCCACCCAGGAGTTAAAACTGGTGGAGATACCAACGCCCAAAACTGAGGCGGAAGAACAACAACGAAAGGAATTCATCGATTCATTGCCACAAATCGAACAAAATCCCTTGGATAGGGAAACGGATGCTCAGCGTCTCTCGGCGGACTGCAAAAGGGAGTATTATCAGTCTCTCAAGAAGTATCTATTGCACAGCAGTCTAGAGAGGCCACCAGTGCCACTGCAAACCTATCGCTGGGAAGATTTACGCAGAGCAAGGGAACGG GGTGGCTATCCTTGGACGCATTTGTATAAACGCCCGTTGGGACCTGACGAGCAGCCAGAGATTGTTCTTCTATTGCGCAAATCTCAGGAGCTACGCTTCAAATCAGAATCACCAAAGTCTTTGAAGAAAGTACGCTATGACGAGCAGGTTCTAGTAAAGGAAACCGAGCGCTATATTCAAGATCTATCCGAGGACGAGGCTTTGGGTAATACAACCGACGATAGTAGTGAGGAATCCGAATCGGATACCGAATCGGATAGGGAGAACCATAACGAAGACGCTCTGAGTGAGTGTATTTCTTGTGTTTCGGATTCCGTATTGGCTGTCGGTGGACACGCCAAGCCAAGAAAGACGAACCGCCTGGCCCAGATACGGGACATTATCAAACGCCGACGCAGCGGGCGAACACAAGAGGACGCCCAATCTCTGCCAAGCAGACAGAGCAGCCTGCACGAATTAGCGCCACCACCGGGTCCCCTGGTTCCCAACACAGAAAAGCCCATTTCAACAAATCGCAACAAGTCCAAGCAAAGCTTTGACATTATGAAGAAGTTAAAGAGCCTGGCTGAGCGCCAAAAGAAACGTTTGAATATCAAACGAGTTACACTCAAAAAGGACGAGAAAATTGTCCTTGGCGAGCAgcaaaaaattatgaaattgaaaGCATCCCCGAAATCAGATCGTGGTGAAATTCCTCACTTTATTGAAAAACAGGACTCGGATGATATCCTAGAATTGGTTGAATACGATGAATCGCCGTGTCGCAAGCGCAACAAGGAAGAACAAGAACAGGATGAACTACCGAGTACAAGTGGTTCCAATGTACCACAGCCAGAGGAGATTATCGAGCTGCCGGTGGAGAAAGAGGAACCCGCTGCACCCACTGTGGAGGCGGAAGTAGAAGAAGGTGTCAAGGAGTCGGAGGATGAATCAAAAGAAAACGAAGCTCCACCTACCAAAACGCCACGTTTGAGACGTGAACATGTCTACGAGGAGATAGGACATGCTGACGTACCCGAGCAACCCATAATTGAGTTGGACTCTATTAAAAAGTCTCTAACACGTCAAGATAATCTAGCTCTTGATGATATAGAGGCTGGCAAACCTTTACCACTCGATCGCATGGGCAGCAGCGAAGAAGAtccagttgctgctgctgctgctggcgaTAAATCTGGAGCATTTTTGGCACCACTATCATCGATTGACTCGACTTCGTCGGATGAAGCAGAAAGAGCCCGTCTCGCCCAGTTATCTCCCGTGGCCGAGGAAAGTGATGAACCAACTGATATGAGCGATTTGCGACCCTCTCTGAAAAAAGAAGCTTCACCAGCACCATCAGACAAAAAGGTCACCTTCTCCCATGTGGAGGACGAGGCTGAACCTCATCGCGAAGATATCGAACTGCCAGAAGATATCTTGGAAGCAGCCAGCAATGCGGCGAAATGGAAGAATGAAAG TGATCATGAATATGAGCCTGTGGGCGGCGAATCATTGACATCAGCAGCGCCGTCCCCTTATAATGGCACTAGCCCCTCGCTACAATTACCAATACCCATGGACATTGATGGGCAGCTCAGCTCTGCTGCCACAACGCCACGCACTGAATCTCGCACTGATTATGAAATACACACAAGCCAGGTGGACTCGAGTGCTTTGGAGGAATTGCCATTGCAGCCGGAGAATAGGAAAAAAGGTTTCATGGCAACGGCCCAGGATCGTACAAAGAAAATGCAGGATGGCCTACGTCAACAGGCGGGTAAATTGCGCACCAAACTACGCACTGCCCAGCAATCGAAACCCAAACCTAAACCCATTTCGGGTAGTccaaaagccaaagccaaagaacGTAGACGCTTTAAAGCCCCCgaattttcaaaaatcaaaatgccTGAAATCAAACGACCCGATATGTCCAAGTTGAAGGAACTCAAACGACCCGAATTCACGAAATTTAATAAGCCAGATATGTCCAAATTCAAATTGCCCGAGAAATTCTCCACACTAAAACTGCGACGCAGCAAGAGTTTTAAAGAGAATGAAACAGAGACGCCAACAGATGAAACGGCTACTGCAGGTGGTGAAGCAACAGGCGGCGGTCAGCAGCCAAGTGCTCCCAAGAAGAAGTTTGAATTCAACTTTGGCACTTATCCGCGTGCCTTCCGAAAGAAAAAGCCAGAACCTGAAGCAGTTTCCCCAGTCATCGAGTCATCACTGGGCACTGAAGGTCTCAGTCTCAGTGTGATACCCAGCACAGAAACTCAGCCCTCACAAACGTCGACAAGTTCGCCGCAAGGTGATCGTGGTCCGGGTCCAGTTCGTTCACGCTGGGCGGATAAATTCTCAGATGTCAGCTACAATGACAGTGAGGGATCGCGCTATAGGCGATATGGTAGCGAATTGGAGAGTTTTGATCGCGAATCCTCATTGGAGCGACGCATGAAGGAGGATCTGGAAGGTGTGGAGGAGGATACGGCCAGTGAAGCTCAACCACAAACACAAATGGGCATTCTGGGTGGTGTGGCCGATAGCAAACAATTTGCCGAATTCGATGAAGAGAATCGAGCTATTCATGAGATTTCTAGCCAACGGTCTAGAGAATTTAAACGTCGTCCCATGGTGCACCAGGACTCAGATTTACGCTCTGAAGACAGTAGAGATGCGGAGGGCTGGACTGAGAAggatatacaaaaaaataaattgttacGCAAAGCTGAATTGGAGGCGGAAGCGGGATACTATAAGTATCAGGATCGACAGGATGCGCAGTCAACGGCAAGTTCTGGCAAGAAAGTTGTTATGGAACCGATTGACGACGATGAATTCTTTTTGCGAAAGCGTGGAATCTCAGAGGATAATATCCAATTGCGTCAGTACATTAGCGCCGCTATACGCGAAGGTTACGATATGCCAAATGCCCTTCAACATGTTGGTCACTCTGAGGAACAGGTGCGTAGCGAAGAATATGGTGACTATGATGTTCCACCACCAAAACCACGTCGCTTACATCGAAACTATCGTCCCGAATATGAAGACTCGCAGGAGTTCCAGCGTAGTGAATATGGCGATGATTTGTCCATGTCACAAAATGGCAGCGATTTTCTGCCAAAGCGACCATTGAGAAAAGCCCGTAGTCGTAGCAAGTATTCGGTGGATGGCAGCCAAGATATACCCTTGGCTGATGGCGCTAGTAGCATTCAGTACTTTGACGACGACGAGGAATATCTAAGACCTCCGACACGTGATGAGCAGCAACATACAACGGAATCTGAGCAAGCTCTCAATAATCTGAACTATAGTGAAAAAGGAGCTGAAACAGCCCTGGAAGAGACAGACGCAGTGGCAGTGGTGCAACAGCCACGACCTCAGGCACCAAGGCGCCAAAAGAGACGCACACGTGATGATGCATCTGTAGAGAAGGATACAGATTCTTTTATCAATGGCTTTGGTGGTAGATCAGTTTCGAATACCTTTTTGCAGCCACAGGAAGAT GTAATTGTTTATCGCACTGAACACGAATATCATCACGTACCGCTAGCCACGCCTGAAAACTTCACAGACGGTGCCTCGGCCCGCACCCAACGTTCCGAAGATGATCGCACCTCACGCGGTGCCGATTCCTTGATATTGGATATGCATACAAAAGTGAAGCcagaacaacaaaacaatGATAATGTGCCAAGAAATGTGGATGATGAAAAGTTTGTTATCGATATGCTGGAAAGCGATGG CTATGCTGTGGTCCGTAAAGAGCCATTGCCAAAACCCACACCACCGGCGAGGCGCAAGAAGTTTACACGTTCACCAGGCGAACGTTTCGCAACATTGCCCAGCATTCGTGGCTCTCGAGGTTCACCGCCGCCGGCCCGGCCACCACCTCCGCAGCAGTATATACCGAGTGAGGATTCGCCACTAGTTTTCCGCCGAAGATCAGCTACCAGTTTGGAAGAGATTCACAATACCCCGCTGCTCAAGTCGAA CTATGAAGCACAACCACAGCAGGAGGTTAAAGAAGAGGATGACTATGAAGAGCCTGGAGCTTATGGTCGCCCCGAATCACCGCGTTCGAATCTCCAATCTGGTGAGGTTATTAACAAGATGAAATTCCGACCGTTacctccaccgccacgaccaCCAAGAGAGAAACGTTCAACCAGAGGTGGTAGTGGAACATTGGACAGCTATGAGGATAGCGAACGAGTGGCCAGCTCTAGCACAGCTGATAGCTACGATCAAGGCGAGTTTGAGGTAGAGGTTTCCACGCAAACAGATCCACTGCCCGATGATTTTGTATGTGAAGAGTTTGAGATTACTGAGGACATGAAAATTATTGAGCCGCGACGCTCCACGGGCTCTGGCAACAAAACACTAGAGGATCTTTTGCGTAGTGTCCAAGCAGAGGACCACGATGAAGTCGACAGCAGTCGAGTTCTAACCGAGGATGAGCAACTGGCTAAGGGTTTGCAACGTTTCCGCGATGCCAATCAACGTTCCCTGTCAGAACGTTCGCGAGCTTCGTCTCAGGCGGATCGCTCTAAGTCATTAAGTCGTCCGCAAACACCTTCCTCTGCGGTGGTTATCGAACGGCGAGTTCCAACACCAAGTCTGACACAGGGCGAAGAAGATGCCACTGTTCAGGCATCGCTAATTGTTCGACCCATAAGTGCCGCCGATTTGGAGGATGAGGAACTGCGGCGTGAGGAGGAGGAACTGCGTCGAGAAGGTCTGCTATCGGACAGTTCGGTGCAAAGCAAATCAGATGTGGAAACAGCAGGTGAAGAGGAAGACCATGGGGAACTAGGTCTAAGCGACTATGGCGCCAGTTCGGCAGATTTGGATGCGGCAGTGGAACAATTGCAACACGCTCAGCTAGAGAGCGACTATGAGAGCAAGTTAGAGGATGATGAAGTCGAACGCACATTACGGGAGAGCGAGTATGAGGATGATCCAGGGGAAAAGTACTCTGATCATTATGAGGAAGATGAAGAGGAAACTTTCGACAAGCAGCTGACTGAACAAGAGCTGGATGAAGCACTCGAAAAGCAATTGCAGGAGGAAATGGAAAAGGAACTTGCAGCTTacagacaaaaagaaaaggaactTGCCTTGGCATTAGCTCTGGCTGATGAGGGACATCCACTTTCCGAAGAAGAACAGGCTCTTTCTGATGTCGAGCAGCCGCTTACCGAAGGGGAACAAAATATCCATTCGGAATCTGAACTGGAACCAGAACCCCTTGCTCTGCAGGTTGAGGAACCCATTATAAAGACCATCGCTATCGAACCCACCGAGGCCGAGGTAGAACTGAAATTTGTTGCCACCTTACCAACAGAAGCCAAGTATAGCCAAGAAGATGTCGACATTGAGGAGGAAGCAGTACCTCTACCGCCACCACGTCGCAAATCGACAACAACCCTCGACACTACAGCACCAACTACTGGTTTAACAATTGCAGAGCAAATTAGTCGAGAAGTGACCCCAGTACAATCGCTTCAACAGTCCCCACCAGAATCACTGCCAAGTCGCCTAGCTGAACTTGAAGTGGAGCGACTCCGTGTACATGCTCTTCAGGCTGGCCAAATCCAAGTATCACAATTGCATGGCAATCAGATCATAGCCGATGATTTGGAATGCAAATCGGGTGGGCTGGTGGTGAAGAATATTGAACTTCCACCTGGTTTCATTGAAGACATAGTCGAGCGTGTGCGAGAGCAGCGTCCATCACTGCTTTCGTCCGAGACGCAAACCAGCCGTCAGGCAAGTAGTGAACCGGCTACTAGCGATGTAGAACCTCCTACCAAACCGCCACGTCAGAGCAAAACAACCGAATCGACATCACCACCGAATCTCGACGAGCAGACACAAACTGATACTGGCATATTGCCACTTCCACCGCCACCTGCCGTATATCCTAGTGTGGAGTATCTGCAGTCATTGGCTCCCTTGGCCTTTTATAATCTGCAACGTTCGGCTGAAGCCGAACAGGCTGAAACGACTGCTGAACGCAAGGCACCGCACAAATGTCGGCGTCGTCATGTGCACGAGCCAATCGACCTTGACTCTGGGTCCGATGTAGAGGAACAACTGGTCGAACGACCACGTTCGCGTTCACGTTCACGTCGCTCCCGTACTAGAAGTGCCACTCAACCGTTGGAAGAATACGATGACGATCAGCCAAAGACTGTGGTTCAGGCAGGAGGACAATTCATCTCCGCCTGTAGCCTGGAACTGGTTAATATCATCAATCAATTGACAAACTATGTGCGAGGAGAGACAGTGGAGCCACAACAGCAGCCCAGAATATCTGCACTAATGGTGCTCTTTATATTAATTACTTTTGGCATCCTCGTCTTTTTGCTGACTGGCCGACAGGTGCACACACATCACTGGGACTACTTCAATCCGCCTGGCAACGAGGGCAGACAAACGTGA